The genomic region TGGCGGTAGTGTTCGAGAATCAGCGCATGGTCGAACGCCAGCGGCGTGGGCGGGTTGTCCGGGTCGACGATGACCACGCTCTTGGCGTCGTCGGCGGCTTCGGGCTCGCCGTGGGCTTCGGCCACATAGACTGCGCTGACCGTGTAACCGCGATTGTCCCGCGCCGGGTGCGAGTAGATTCCCAGCAGCGCCTTGAGAGTGACGCGGCAGCAGGTCTCCTCTTCGGCTTCGCGAATGGCGGCGTTTTCGCAGTTCTCCCCCTCATCCACAAAGCCGCCGGGGATGGCCCAGCCATAGGGCGGGTTTTTGCGTTCGATTAGCACGATGGGGCGGTCGGGGCGGTCGGCCAGTTCGATGATGATGTCAGCGGCGATGAGCGGGGTCACGGGCTTGGGCATGGCGGGCTCCTGCGCGGTTTCTTCATGATGAAAGCCAACCAACATACCGCGTTCGCCACCCATGAACCAGTTGCGCTGAAAGCCCGGGCAACGCCGTCGCATTGACATCCTGCGGGAGTCGCGCTTTTCTGAACGCCGTTGTCACAGCCAAGGAGATGAGCATGTCGCCACCGTCTGACCACAAGGGATCTCCCAATAAACGCCCCACCGTCACTGCGGGCGGCGGGCCTTTGGTGATCATGGTCATTGCCGCAGTGGGCGCGATTGGCTTCTATGGCTGGATGAAATGGGGCAATCATGGCGGGGAGGATCTGGTGGCTCAGATGGAGCGGCAAGCCGCCGTCACGCCCGATGACCAG from Magnetofaba australis IT-1 harbors:
- a CDS encoding NUDIX domain-containing protein, with amino-acid sequence MPKPVTPLIAADIIIELADRPDRPIVLIERKNPPYGWAIPGGFVDEGENCENAAIREAEEETCCRVTLKALLGIYSHPARDNRGYTVSAVYVAEAHGEPEAADDAKSVVIVDPDNPPTPLAFDHALILEHYRQWRRDGSITPLAAPIDQRS